One window of the Cydia fagiglandana chromosome 22, ilCydFagi1.1, whole genome shotgun sequence genome contains the following:
- the LOC134675483 gene encoding probable small nuclear ribonucleoprotein G: MSKAHPPELKKFMDKKLSIKLNAGRAVTGVLRGFDPFMNLVLDESVEECKDGQRNNIGMVVIRGNSIIMLESLDRI, from the exons atgtCGAAAGCACATCCTCCGGAATTGAAGAA GTTCATGGACAAGAAGTTGTCTATTAAGCTGAATGCGGGGCGTGCAGTCACCGGGGTGCTCCGAGGGTTCGATCCCTTCATGAACCTGGTGCTTGACGAGTCGGTGGAGGAGTGCAAGGATGGGCAGAGGAACAACATTGGCATGGTG GTAATCAGAGGAAATAGCATCATAATGCTTGAGTCACTTGACAGAATATAG